A portion of the Vibrio coralliirubri genome contains these proteins:
- the hldE gene encoding bifunctional D-glycero-beta-D-manno-heptose-7-phosphate kinase/D-glycero-beta-D-manno-heptose 1-phosphate adenylyltransferase HldE — translation MKPILPDYSQSGVLVVGDVMLDRYWYGPTGRISPEAPVPVVKVENNEERPGGAANVAMNIASLGGHAHIVGLTGKDEPAEVLKNTLGALKVKCDFVELEDYPTITKLRVMSRGQQLIRLDFEDKFENTDPELVLSRMEQALPNVRSVILSDYAKGALEHVQSFIQKARAAKVPVFIDPKGADFERYRGATLLTPNMAEFELVAGKVKSEEEMIEKGLALIEEFDFEALLVTRSEHGMTLLRKGLEPFHLPTQAKEVYDVTGAGDTVISVLAASVAAGKPLDEACALANAAAGVVVGKLGTSTLSTIELAEAIHGSQDTDYGVISEAALVEAVKRARAKGEKVVMTNGCFDILHAGHVSYMNHAAELGDRLIVAVNTDESVKRLKGPGRPVNPTDRRMAVLAGLGAVDWVVPFSEDTPQRLISEVLPSILVKGGDYKPEEIAGGAEVIAAGGEVKVLNFEDGCSTTEIIKAIKGGRG, via the coding sequence ATGAAACCAATTCTACCTGACTACAGCCAATCAGGCGTTCTTGTTGTCGGTGACGTAATGCTTGACCGTTACTGGTATGGCCCAACTGGCCGTATTTCACCAGAAGCACCTGTGCCCGTTGTAAAAGTAGAAAATAACGAAGAGCGTCCTGGTGGTGCAGCCAACGTAGCAATGAATATTGCTTCTCTTGGTGGCCATGCTCATATCGTTGGTTTGACCGGTAAAGATGAGCCTGCTGAGGTGTTAAAAAATACCTTAGGCGCACTAAAGGTTAAATGTGATTTCGTTGAGTTAGAAGATTACCCAACCATTACTAAACTGCGAGTGATGAGCCGTGGTCAGCAGCTAATTCGCCTTGATTTTGAAGATAAATTTGAGAATACGGATCCTGAGCTGGTTTTGTCTCGTATGGAGCAAGCGCTCCCTAACGTGCGCTCGGTAATTCTATCTGATTACGCAAAAGGTGCGTTGGAGCACGTGCAGAGCTTTATCCAAAAAGCACGTGCAGCAAAAGTCCCTGTGTTTATCGACCCGAAAGGCGCAGACTTTGAACGCTACCGTGGTGCGACTTTATTGACGCCAAACATGGCTGAGTTCGAGTTGGTTGCTGGCAAAGTAAAATCTGAAGAAGAAATGATCGAAAAAGGACTCGCACTGATCGAAGAGTTTGATTTTGAAGCTTTGTTAGTAACTCGTAGTGAACATGGTATGACACTACTTCGCAAAGGTTTAGAACCATTCCATTTGCCGACTCAAGCGAAAGAAGTGTACGACGTGACGGGTGCCGGCGATACGGTTATCTCGGTGCTGGCGGCTTCGGTTGCTGCTGGTAAGCCACTGGATGAAGCGTGTGCATTAGCGAACGCTGCTGCTGGTGTGGTAGTGGGTAAGCTTGGTACATCTACACTGTCTACGATTGAGTTAGCGGAAGCGATTCACGGTAGTCAAGACACAGACTACGGTGTTATCTCTGAAGCGGCACTGGTTGAAGCGGTGAAGCGTGCTCGTGCGAAAGGCGAGAAAGTAGTTATGACCAATGGCTGCTTTGATATTCTGCATGCTGGTCATGTTTCTTACATGAATCACGCGGCTGAGCTGGGCGATCGTTTGATCGTTGCGGTGAATACGGATGAATCAGTGAAACGCTTGAAAGGTCCAGGCCGCCCTGTGAACCCAACTGATCGTCGTATGGCGGTATTGGCTGGCTTAGGTGCGGTTGATTGGGTTGTCCCATTCTCTGAAGATACACCTCAACGTTTAATCTCTGAGGTATTGCCAAGTATTCTTGTGAAAGGTGGTGATTACAAGCCTGAAGAGATTGCTGGTGGTGCGGAAGTGATTGCTGCAGGTGGTGAAGTGAAAGTGCTTAACTTTGAAGACGGTTGTTCTACTACTGAAATCATTAAAGCGATCAAAGGCGGCCGAGGCTAA
- the nudF gene encoding ADP-ribose diphosphatase, with protein sequence MQQYDNQRHEFTPQDVEIVSKETLFRGFFKMVKYTFKHRLFEGGWSQPIEREMFERGHAAALLPYDPVRDEVVIVEQIRVGALEHEHPWQYEIVAGIIDTDESPQDVARREAMEEAGVEVGSVLPITSYYPSSGGCSEKLDVFVGCVDATTAKGVHGLDYEGEDIRVQVMSREAAYQLVKDGVFENGATIIALQWLQLNYQELQSEWID encoded by the coding sequence ATGCAACAGTATGACAATCAACGACATGAGTTTACTCCGCAAGATGTGGAAATAGTCTCAAAAGAGACGCTGTTTCGTGGTTTTTTCAAAATGGTTAAGTACACATTTAAACATAGACTGTTTGAGGGCGGCTGGAGCCAACCAATAGAGCGTGAGATGTTTGAGCGTGGACATGCTGCCGCTTTGCTACCTTATGATCCTGTGCGTGATGAAGTGGTGATCGTCGAACAGATCCGTGTTGGTGCCCTAGAGCATGAGCACCCATGGCAATACGAAATTGTTGCTGGGATCATTGATACTGATGAATCACCGCAAGATGTCGCTCGTCGTGAGGCGATGGAAGAAGCCGGAGTCGAAGTCGGGTCTGTGTTGCCTATTACTTCGTATTACCCTTCATCTGGTGGTTGCTCTGAAAAGCTCGACGTCTTTGTTGGCTGTGTTGATGCAACGACAGCCAAAGGGGTACACGGATTGGACTACGAAGGTGAAGACATTCGTGTACAAGTGATGAGTCGCGAAGCTGCTTATCAGTTGGTAAAAGATGGTGTATTTGAAAATGGAGCCACGATCATTGCGCTACAGTGGCTACAATTGAACTACCAAGAATTACAGTCAGAGTGGATAGATTAA
- the cpdA gene encoding 3',5'-cyclic-AMP phosphodiesterase — MELSHTSKFDESTIKLVQLTDTHLFAPSNGSLLSINTQDSFRAVVDGIVSQGFDYQAILATGDISQDHSAESYQKFESGIQPLEKPCYWLPGNHDFKPNMGSVLPSPQIQCVEHVLLGDDWQMVMLDSQVVGVPHGRLSDQQLDLLEQKLTEFPERNTLVLLHHHPLLVGSAWLDQHNLKDADQFWDVVQQHTNVKAVLCGHVHQDMNRDHHGVQVMATPSTCVQFKPNSDDFAVDTLSPGWREIELHQDGTVSTQVRRLPHGQFLPDFKAAGY, encoded by the coding sequence TTGGAATTATCACACACTTCAAAATTTGATGAGAGCACTATTAAGCTTGTGCAGCTAACGGACACGCATTTATTTGCGCCGAGCAATGGCAGCTTATTAAGCATCAACACTCAAGATAGCTTTCGTGCTGTAGTCGATGGCATTGTTAGTCAGGGTTTTGACTATCAAGCGATTTTAGCAACCGGAGATATCTCTCAAGATCACAGTGCTGAGTCGTACCAGAAATTTGAGTCAGGGATTCAACCTTTGGAAAAGCCATGCTATTGGCTGCCAGGGAACCATGACTTTAAGCCTAATATGGGTAGTGTTTTACCATCACCACAAATACAGTGTGTTGAGCATGTCTTGCTAGGCGATGACTGGCAGATGGTGATGCTAGACTCGCAGGTGGTTGGTGTGCCTCATGGTCGCCTCAGCGATCAACAGCTTGATCTGTTAGAACAAAAGCTGACGGAGTTCCCTGAACGTAATACCTTGGTTCTATTGCACCACCATCCATTGTTGGTTGGTAGCGCATGGTTGGATCAACATAACCTAAAAGACGCCGATCAATTTTGGGATGTGGTTCAACAGCACACCAATGTTAAAGCGGTACTGTGTGGTCACGTTCATCAAGACATGAACCGAGATCATCATGGTGTACAAGTCATGGCAACCCCATCGACTTGTGTGCAATTCAAACCTAACTCAGATGACTTCGCGGTTGATACTTTGTCTCCGGGTTGGAGAGAGATTGAATTACATCAAGACGGTACCGTTAGCACGCAAGTTCGTCGTTTGCCTCATGGGCAGTTCTTGCCTGATTTTAAGGCTGCTGGTTACTAA
- the yqiA gene encoding esterase YqiA, with translation MPGSNQQANKPSLLLYIHGFNSSSRSHKANVMAGYCAEHRADIKVVTPQLPSLPQQAALHLQQLVEQYKEQYQIALVGSSLGGYLSTWLNSHYGFKAVVVNPAVKPYELLADYLGEQVNPYTDERYVLETKHIDELKALEVSAIAKPSDFWLLQQTEDEVLDYRQAVEKYQGAIQTVEEGGDHSFVDFERYPQQIITFLNL, from the coding sequence ATGCCAGGCTCTAATCAACAAGCTAATAAGCCATCGCTGCTTCTCTATATTCACGGTTTTAACAGCTCATCACGTTCTCATAAAGCGAATGTGATGGCAGGTTACTGTGCGGAGCATCGCGCTGATATTAAAGTCGTAACCCCTCAACTGCCGAGTCTCCCTCAGCAAGCGGCACTTCATTTACAGCAGCTGGTGGAGCAATACAAAGAGCAATATCAAATAGCGTTGGTCGGTAGCTCACTGGGTGGCTATCTTTCAACATGGCTGAATAGCCACTATGGTTTTAAAGCGGTGGTTGTAAACCCTGCAGTGAAGCCTTATGAGCTTCTTGCTGACTATTTAGGTGAACAAGTAAACCCATACACAGATGAACGATATGTACTGGAAACAAAGCATATTGATGAACTGAAGGCGTTAGAGGTTTCGGCTATCGCTAAGCCGAGCGACTTCTGGTTACTTCAGCAAACGGAAGACGAAGTTCTGGATTACCGACAAGCGGTAGAGAAGTACCAAGGTGCAATACAGACAGTAGAAGAGGGCGGGGATCATAGCTTTGTTGATTTTGAACGCTACCCACAACAAATCATCACCTTTCTAAATCTTTAA
- a CDS encoding DUF1249 family protein, translated as MPNIAVKKPYHVDLAELMRVYETNYAKLNALLPVGHEVGDVRCYQAVNMVYQLTVNEVTKYTTLIDICQSDAMPVFPLPKMSVRLYHDARVAEVCASGDFSRVKAKYDYPNTKLLQKDEKFQLNKFLGEWLTFCLKTGISRTPIAF; from the coding sequence ATGCCAAATATCGCAGTCAAAAAACCGTATCATGTTGATCTTGCTGAATTGATGCGAGTTTACGAGACTAACTATGCCAAACTGAACGCTTTGTTACCGGTTGGGCATGAGGTTGGTGACGTTCGCTGTTACCAAGCCGTTAATATGGTGTATCAATTGACAGTGAATGAGGTCACAAAATACACCACATTAATAGATATATGTCAGAGTGACGCGATGCCAGTGTTTCCTTTGCCAAAAATGTCTGTCAGGCTATATCACGACGCTCGAGTTGCAGAAGTGTGCGCTAGCGGGGATTTTTCGCGAGTCAAAGCGAAATATGACTATCCCAACACTAAGCTTCTGCAAAAGGACGAGAAATTTCAATTGAATAAATTTCTTGGGGAATGGTTAACGTTTTGTTTAAAAACTGGTATCAGCCGAACCCCAATTGCCTTTTAA
- the tolC gene encoding outer membrane channel protein TolC — translation MKKLLPLFISAAIGSLSSSAFADTLAEVYDQAKQNDPQLLRSAAQRDAAFEAVTSSRSSLLPQINLTANYDINRGDRSDMSNDNNQWGVGIGFSQELYQRSSWITLDTAEKTARQSDSAYAAEQQALILRVATAYFEVLRAQDNLEFVRAEKAAVARQLEQTKQRFEVGLSAITDVHDAQAQYDGVLADEVLAENDLTNSYEGLREITGQEHSNLSILDTDRFSASKSSESAVALVEQAEQKNLSLLAARISQDVAKDNISLASSGHLPSLTLDGSYGLAEQTDSSNSVNDYDSDNLNIGLNLVVPLYTGGSTTSLTKQAEYNYVAASEDLEAIYRSVVKDVRAFNNNISASIGALRAYEQSVVSAQSALEATEAGFDVGTRTIVDVLDSTRRLYDANKNLSDARYNYILSVLQLRQAVGTLSEQDIVDVNAGLKVASK, via the coding sequence ATGAAAAAACTGCTTCCACTATTTATCAGTGCAGCAATTGGCAGCCTGAGTTCGTCAGCTTTTGCTGATACGCTAGCTGAAGTTTACGACCAAGCAAAACAGAACGATCCACAACTTCTTCGTTCAGCAGCGCAGCGCGATGCCGCTTTTGAAGCAGTAACGTCAAGCCGTAGCTCTTTGTTACCGCAAATTAATCTAACAGCTAACTACGATATTAATCGTGGTGACCGAAGCGATATGAGCAATGATAACAACCAATGGGGTGTTGGCATTGGCTTCAGTCAGGAGCTTTACCAGCGTTCTTCTTGGATCACTCTAGACACGGCAGAGAAAACTGCTCGTCAATCTGATTCAGCTTACGCGGCAGAACAACAAGCCTTGATCCTTCGTGTTGCGACAGCATACTTCGAAGTGCTTCGAGCTCAAGATAACCTAGAGTTTGTTCGTGCAGAGAAAGCAGCGGTTGCTCGTCAACTAGAGCAAACTAAACAGCGTTTTGAAGTGGGTCTTTCAGCAATCACCGATGTGCACGATGCGCAAGCTCAGTACGATGGCGTTTTGGCTGATGAAGTTCTTGCAGAGAACGACCTAACGAATAGCTACGAAGGTCTACGCGAGATTACAGGTCAGGAACACTCTAACCTAAGCATCCTAGATACTGATCGTTTCTCAGCAAGCAAATCTTCTGAATCTGCAGTTGCACTTGTTGAACAAGCAGAACAAAAGAACCTTAGCTTATTGGCTGCACGTATCTCTCAAGATGTAGCGAAAGATAATATCTCTCTAGCAAGCTCTGGTCACCTACCAAGCTTAACGTTAGATGGTAGCTACGGTCTTGCAGAACAGACAGACAGCTCTAACAGCGTAAATGACTACGACTCTGACAACCTAAACATCGGTTTGAACTTAGTTGTACCTCTATACACGGGTGGTAGCACAACTTCTTTGACTAAACAGGCTGAATACAACTACGTTGCAGCAAGTGAAGATCTAGAAGCGATTTACCGTAGCGTTGTAAAAGACGTACGTGCATTCAACAACAACATCAGCGCTTCGATTGGTGCTCTACGCGCTTACGAACAGTCTGTAGTTTCTGCTCAGTCTGCTCTAGAAGCAACAGAAGCTGGTTTTGATGTAGGTACTCGTACTATCGTTGACGTACTAGATTCGACTCGTCGTCTATACGATGCGAACAAAAATCTTTCAGATGCTCGTTACAACTACATCCTAAGTGTACTTCAGCTTCGTCAAGCAGTTGGTACGCTAAGCGAGCAAGACATCGTTGATGTAAACGCAGGTCTAAAAGTAGCAAGTAAGTAA
- the glnE gene encoding bifunctional [glutamate--ammonia ligase]-adenylyl-L-tyrosine phosphorylase/[glutamate--ammonia-ligase] adenylyltransferase, which produces MPLPSQLITHSQSAFEQLLEHQSEAINTWSEPLTEDLKRVLGLSCFVGDCLQRDTVLCGDLPDMLACEERAEAYRERLAELLSGCADEMSGQRVLRQFRNREMTYIAWRDFMGSWELEQSLNHLSMLAEAMIFETYQWQYDICCKEWGTPCNEQGEAQPMLIIGMGKLGGGELNFSSDIDLIFTYPENGETQGARRSIANAQFFTRLGQRIIKALDQQTFDGFCYRVDMRLRPFGESGPLVMSYAALEDYYQEQGRDWERYAMVKARVMGSEMYPEYQELRQMLRPFVFRRYIDFSAIQSLRRMKSMISSEVRRRGLSNNIKLGSGGIREVEFIAQVFQLIRGGREPSLRGRGLLETLSAIESLHLLEAEEVGHLREAYLFLRRLENLLQAMADKQTQTLPDGEFEQLQLAVAMQFSDWGSLIVATRGHMANVHTVFEDLIGVDEDDANPIASHFSELWDMAHKPDVIEHVLEHDIAVASPPEAAKTIIQFKADLAKKTLGPRGREVLNRLMPKVFQALYTAKDAEFGLSRVLHLLHKIVTRTTYLELLDEHPAALTQLVRLCTASPMISEQLGRYPILLDELIDPQQLYNPVPLESYKTELRDYLARIPEDDMEQQMEGLRQFKQTCILRIAAADIAGALPVMKVSDHLTYLAEAIVEAGINQAWLQVSAKFGEPTHVKDREGRGFAVVGYGKVGGWELGYNSDLDIVFMHDCPVHIYTDGKKEIDGRQFYLRLAQRIIHIFSTRTASGILYEVDTRLRPSGASGLLVSPTDAFDEYQHNDAWTWEHQALTRARMIYGDELLASAFNKTRHEVLCLARDEATLKKSVVDMREKMRGHLGSKKADRFMLKQDAGGITDIEFLAQYLVLRYSNEKPKLTRWCDNVRIFESLLSQGIMDEQQGMALTHAYTTLRDEIHHRNLLNLDADVAIEKFEMEREHVVQAWKQWMEA; this is translated from the coding sequence ATGCCATTGCCTTCTCAACTCATCACTCACTCCCAGTCTGCTTTTGAGCAATTATTAGAGCATCAAAGTGAAGCCATCAATACTTGGTCTGAGCCACTGACTGAAGATCTTAAACGTGTACTCGGTTTAAGCTGTTTTGTTGGAGATTGCCTACAGCGTGATACGGTTTTATGCGGTGACTTACCTGATATGTTGGCATGCGAAGAACGTGCTGAAGCGTACCGAGAACGACTAGCTGAATTACTTTCTGGTTGCGCCGATGAAATGAGCGGTCAACGCGTGCTGCGTCAATTCCGCAATCGAGAAATGACCTACATTGCTTGGCGTGATTTCATGGGTTCGTGGGAGCTAGAGCAGAGCCTAAATCATCTATCGATGTTGGCTGAGGCGATGATCTTCGAGACCTATCAATGGCAGTACGATATTTGTTGTAAAGAGTGGGGCACACCTTGTAATGAACAAGGCGAAGCACAGCCGATGTTGATCATTGGTATGGGCAAGCTAGGGGGCGGTGAGCTGAACTTCTCTTCCGATATCGATCTGATCTTCACCTACCCAGAGAATGGCGAAACCCAAGGTGCGAGACGAAGCATTGCCAATGCGCAGTTCTTTACCCGTCTAGGGCAGCGTATTATTAAGGCGCTTGATCAGCAAACCTTTGATGGATTCTGTTATCGAGTCGACATGCGCCTACGCCCGTTTGGTGAGAGTGGTCCACTTGTGATGAGCTATGCCGCACTTGAAGACTATTACCAAGAGCAAGGGCGCGATTGGGAACGCTACGCTATGGTTAAAGCGCGCGTGATGGGCAGCGAGATGTATCCGGAGTATCAAGAGCTTCGCCAAATGCTACGCCCGTTTGTGTTCCGTCGTTATATTGATTTTAGTGCGATTCAATCTCTGCGCAGAATGAAATCGATGATCAGCAGTGAAGTGCGTCGTCGTGGTCTCTCGAACAACATCAAGCTTGGCTCTGGTGGTATTCGCGAAGTGGAATTTATCGCTCAAGTTTTCCAATTGATTCGTGGTGGACGCGAGCCTAGCTTACGCGGTCGAGGGTTACTCGAAACCTTAAGCGCGATTGAATCACTTCATCTGTTAGAGGCTGAAGAGGTAGGGCACTTACGTGAGGCTTATCTGTTTTTGCGTCGCCTTGAGAACCTATTGCAAGCAATGGCTGACAAGCAAACTCAAACCTTACCTGACGGTGAATTCGAACAACTGCAGCTTGCGGTTGCCATGCAATTTTCCGATTGGGGTAGCTTGATTGTGGCAACTCGCGGCCATATGGCGAATGTACATACCGTGTTCGAAGACCTAATTGGCGTTGATGAAGATGACGCTAATCCGATCGCGAGTCACTTTAGTGAACTGTGGGATATGGCCCATAAACCAGACGTGATTGAACATGTACTGGAGCATGATATTGCAGTTGCTAGCCCACCAGAAGCGGCGAAAACGATTATTCAGTTTAAAGCCGATTTAGCTAAGAAGACCCTTGGCCCACGTGGGCGTGAAGTGCTCAATCGACTGATGCCAAAAGTCTTTCAAGCACTGTACACCGCTAAGGATGCCGAGTTTGGCTTGTCGCGAGTGTTGCATCTGCTGCATAAAATCGTTACGCGTACCACTTACCTTGAGCTGCTAGATGAACACCCTGCAGCGTTGACTCAGTTAGTTCGTTTATGTACGGCAAGTCCGATGATCTCGGAGCAGTTGGGTCGTTATCCAATCCTGTTAGATGAGCTGATCGACCCTCAGCAACTCTACAATCCAGTGCCTTTAGAGTCTTACAAGACCGAGCTGCGTGATTACCTAGCCCGTATCCCTGAAGATGATATGGAGCAACAGATGGAAGGCCTGCGTCAGTTTAAGCAGACCTGTATCTTGAGAATTGCAGCCGCGGATATTGCGGGTGCTCTACCTGTCATGAAGGTCAGTGATCATTTGACCTATTTAGCCGAAGCGATAGTTGAGGCGGGTATTAACCAAGCTTGGTTACAAGTCTCGGCCAAGTTTGGTGAACCGACTCATGTAAAAGATCGTGAAGGTCGCGGCTTCGCGGTTGTTGGTTATGGCAAAGTTGGCGGTTGGGAGCTGGGGTATAACTCAGACCTTGATATCGTGTTCATGCACGACTGTCCGGTACACATCTATACTGATGGTAAGAAAGAGATTGATGGACGCCAGTTTTATCTAAGATTGGCACAGCGAATTATTCATATTTTCTCGACCAGAACTGCTTCTGGCATTCTGTACGAAGTCGACACTCGTCTACGCCCTTCTGGTGCATCTGGCCTGTTGGTGAGCCCAACCGATGCCTTTGACGAGTATCAGCACAATGACGCGTGGACTTGGGAACACCAAGCCTTGACTCGCGCTCGTATGATTTATGGTGATGAGTTATTGGCTTCGGCATTTAACAAAACGCGTCATGAGGTTTTGTGCTTGGCGCGTGATGAGGCAACACTCAAAAAGTCCGTTGTGGATATGCGTGAAAAAATGCGCGGCCATTTAGGGAGTAAAAAAGCTGATCGATTCATGCTCAAACAAGATGCGGGTGGTATTACCGATATTGAATTCTTGGCGCAATATTTAGTGCTTCGATACAGCAATGAGAAGCCAAAGCTTACTCGTTGGTGTGACAATGTACGAATCTTCGAAAGCCTGTTGTCACAGGGGATTATGGACGAGCAGCAAGGCATGGCATTAACTCATGCTTATACAACATTAAGAGATGAAATCCACCACCGTAATCTACTCAATCTTGATGCGGATGTGGCGATTGAAAAGTTTGAAATGGAAAGAGAACATGTTGTTCAGGCATGGAAGCAGTGGATGGAGGCATAA
- the parE gene encoding DNA topoisomerase IV subunit B, translating into MTEQYNAKDLEVLEGLDPVRHRPGMYTETERPNHLAQEVIDNSVDEALAGHAKKIKVVLHADQSLEVTDDGRGMPVDIHPEKGISGVELILTKLHSGGKFSNNNYKFSGGLHGVGISVVNALSKRVEVTVRREGQVHEIALEGGHAVTELTVTGTCGHRNSGTSVHFWPDPKYFDSPKFSTLRLINNLRAKAVLCPGLEITFIDKVGGEEHKWFYEDGLKDYLAEGVKGYTLLPEEPYVGEFVAETEMANWAIIWQPEGGDMITESYVNLVPTKQGGTHVNGLRQGLLDAMREFCEFRNLLPRGVKLTGDDIFDRCSYVLSVKMQDPQFAGQTKERLSSRQTAAFVSGVVKDAFSLWLNEKPQLAEQLAEACIANAHRRMRASKKVVRKKIASGPALPGKLTDCSVQDLSRTEIFFVEGDSAGGSAKQARDREFQAVMPLRGKILNTWEVSADQVLASQEVHDISVALGIDPDNDDLSGLRYGKICILADADSDGLHIATLLCALFTRHFHALVEAGHIYVAMPPLYRIDCGKEVFYALDDAEKDGVLERLSQKKAKINVQRFKGLGEMNPLQLRETTMDPNTRRLVQLTIDDSEATNEMMDMLLGKKRADDRRTWLQTNGDMAEV; encoded by the coding sequence ATGACTGAACAATATAATGCAAAAGACCTCGAGGTACTTGAAGGTCTCGATCCTGTGCGACACCGCCCGGGAATGTATACCGAGACAGAAAGACCTAACCACCTTGCCCAAGAAGTCATTGATAACTCGGTCGATGAAGCACTAGCGGGACACGCTAAGAAGATCAAAGTGGTACTTCATGCAGACCAATCGTTAGAAGTTACCGATGACGGCCGTGGTATGCCTGTCGATATTCACCCTGAAAAAGGGATCTCAGGTGTTGAGCTGATTTTAACTAAGCTCCACTCTGGCGGTAAATTCTCGAATAACAACTACAAGTTCTCTGGTGGTCTGCACGGTGTAGGTATCTCGGTCGTAAACGCGCTGTCAAAACGTGTTGAAGTGACCGTACGCCGAGAAGGTCAGGTTCACGAGATCGCACTTGAAGGCGGTCATGCAGTAACAGAGCTTACTGTAACGGGCACTTGTGGTCATCGTAACAGTGGTACATCAGTACATTTCTGGCCTGATCCTAAGTACTTTGATAGCCCTAAATTCTCGACACTTCGTCTGATTAACAACCTGCGTGCAAAAGCAGTGCTTTGCCCAGGTTTAGAAATTACCTTTATCGACAAAGTCGGTGGCGAAGAGCATAAATGGTTCTATGAAGATGGTCTAAAAGACTACCTTGCCGAAGGCGTGAAAGGTTACACCTTACTGCCTGAAGAACCGTATGTTGGCGAGTTCGTTGCTGAAACAGAAATGGCAAACTGGGCGATCATTTGGCAGCCAGAAGGCGGTGATATGATCACCGAAAGTTACGTGAACTTAGTACCGACTAAACAAGGTGGTACGCACGTAAACGGTCTTCGCCAAGGTCTTCTTGATGCAATGCGTGAGTTCTGTGAATTCCGTAACTTGCTACCACGTGGCGTTAAGCTAACGGGCGACGATATCTTCGATCGCTGTTCGTACGTATTATCGGTGAAGATGCAAGATCCGCAATTTGCTGGTCAAACAAAAGAGCGCTTGTCTTCCCGTCAAACCGCTGCGTTTGTGTCTGGTGTGGTAAAAGATGCGTTTAGCCTGTGGTTGAACGAAAAGCCACAACTGGCAGAACAGCTAGCAGAAGCTTGTATTGCGAATGCCCACCGCCGTATGCGCGCAAGCAAAAAGGTTGTGCGTAAGAAAATCGCTTCAGGCCCAGCACTGCCGGGTAAGCTAACGGACTGTTCAGTTCAAGATTTAAGCCGTACCGAAATCTTCTTCGTGGAAGGGGACTCGGCGGGTGGTTCTGCTAAACAAGCACGTGACCGTGAGTTCCAAGCGGTGATGCCACTTCGCGGTAAGATCCTAAATACATGGGAAGTGTCAGCAGACCAAGTATTGGCCTCACAAGAAGTGCACGACATCTCGGTAGCTCTGGGTATCGACCCGGACAACGATGATTTATCCGGCCTGCGTTACGGTAAGATCTGTATCCTTGCCGATGCGGACTCGGATGGTCTTCATATCGCGACACTGCTATGTGCATTGTTTACTCGTCATTTCCATGCTTTGGTTGAAGCGGGTCATATCTATGTGGCAATGCCTCCTCTGTATCGTATCGATTGCGGTAAAGAAGTGTTCTACGCACTCGATGACGCAGAGAAAGACGGTGTGCTTGAGCGACTATCGCAGAAGAAAGCCAAGATCAACGTGCAACGATTCAAAGGTCTGGGTGAAATGAACCCACTTCAGTTGCGTGAAACCACCATGGATCCAAACACTCGTCGCCTTGTTCAGTTAACGATTGACGACAGCGAAGCGACCAACGAGATGATGGACATGCTGCTTGGTAAGAAACGTGCAGATGATCGCCGTACATGGCTACAGACTAACGGTGATATGGCCGAGGTATAA